From a single Myotis daubentonii chromosome 5, mMyoDau2.1, whole genome shotgun sequence genomic region:
- the NHP2 gene encoding H/ACA ribonucleoprotein complex subunit 2 — protein MTKIKGDPEGREAQAEACSGERTYQELLVNLNPIAQPLASRRLTRKLYKCIKKAVKQKQIWRGVKEVQKFVNKGEKGIMILAGDTLPIEVYCHLPVMCEDRNLPYVYIPSKTDLGAAAGSKRPTCVIMVKPHEEYQETYDECLEEVQALPPPV, from the exons ATGACCAAAATAAAGGGAGACCCCGAGGGGCGGGAGGCTCAGGCGGAGGCGTGCTCCGGGGAGCGCACTTACCAGGAGCTGCTGGTGAATCTGAACCCCATCGCACAGCCCCTGGCTTCTCGCCGCCTCACTCGGAAACTGTACAAATGCATCAAGAAAG CCGTGAAACAGAAGCAGATTTGGCGCGGAGTGAAGGAGGTTCAGAAGTTTGTCAACAAAGGCGAGAAAGG gATCATGATTTTGGCAGGAGACACGTTGCCCATTGAAGTATACTGCCATCTCCCAGTTATGTGTGAGGACCGGAATTTGCCCTATGTCTATATCCCTTCTAAGACG GACCTGGGTGCAGCCGCAGGCTCCAAGCGCCCCACCTGCGTGATAATGGTCAAGCCCCACGAGGAGTACCAGGAGACCTATGACGAGTGCCTGGAGGAGGtgcaggccctgcccccgcccgTGTGA